In Leptospiraceae bacterium, the genomic window GCAAAGGAGACTGAATCTTGGGGAAAGATGGCTATACGTATTGGACTTCTGAGGAGTATTCGTATTCCGAGGATAGCGCATTCTTTCCAGTGTGGACTTTGGCAATGTCAGCTTCCCCACAGTAAGAGCAATGATAACCATGTGCGTTGTATTCGCTGACCGTGCTTGGTCATTTGATTATTTCCTCACCAGTCTTCTTAGCTGGTGAGTCTTAGCCGCTAGTCTGTATAGTAGAGTGTCAAGGCTTCCGGTCTTAACCTAAAAACCAAATTTTAGGCTTAGGCAAGAAAAGCAATAAGGGCAAATTTCCGGTGGTTCCCAATCGGAACCGCTAGGCAAGCTGTCACAGGAAAGGATTTAATCCTGGACTCAAACCACCGGAAAGAAAATAATCTTTACACTAATAAGGAGGAAAGGAATTTAAGAGAATGTTACAGTAATAACTGTAACAATTAAAAGATTAAAGGAAGGAGAAATAAAATGAAATGTCCTAGATGTGGTTTTGATGGTAAAGTTTATAAATGCAATGCTTGTGGAGATGTTCGCTGTGATTCAAATAGTTTTTAGCTAAACTCAGCTGCGTGCGCAAGTTCAAAGGTCCTACTGGAGGCAACGGAGCACAGAATGGAGGTTCTTGCAAAGCCTGCGGAAAAGGAAAATACGTTAAAATTTAAAATAGAATTGTATAATTAGTTCCTTGGTAGTTTTGTAAATTCAAGACTCTTTTAAAATTATTTAGAAAGTATAGGGCTTTGATTTCTCTTAGCCCTTCCTTCAAAAATTTTATAAGTAGCGTTCAACCATTTCTTGAACTTTACTTTTTGTTACTCTTGGATAACTAAGTTTAGCCTCATTATAGATTATCCTTACAACTTCTTCTCTGTTAAAATCTCTTTCATATTTTTTGAACTCATAAATAAGTTCTCTGATTAATCGTCTCATTTCTATTCACCTTCTAGTAAATTTCCTAAATCGCTTCAGGGATTAGTTTATTAGCAGAAGTTGGAAAACTTTTCCGTTCGTTCCTTCTTCTCCGAAAGTATGTTAAGAACATTTGCTTTTCGGAATAATTCGAGACTTGAGATAAAATTTATCTGCATGGAAACTTTAGGTAAAAAGTATAATGTAGACTTAATTATACTTTTGTCGTCATGCCCGAACACGGAACAGAAAAATCCCTACTTTCTTCCTGGACTCGGAAAGATCCTTTCCCATTTCAGGGAAAGGTATTCTTAGCTATTACTGTTTGTGTGAATCAAAAGGTTTACTATTTCTTTTATAGAAATCAATGATTCTCTTTGTTTTATCATTACATTTTGGGTGGTAGTAAATTTCATTTAACTTTCTAATGTCTCTTCTAATCTTTCTAATTTGATTCCATGAATAATTGTGTTTTACAATTGTTATAAATTTTTCCATTTTTTGCATTTCCCTCTTCTAGTTATATTAGTAAAATGCGTTTAGTAAAATCTGGATTTTTGAGCCAAAACTTGGATAACTAAACGACACTTTAAATATAAATATAATCAGGTTTTTCTCGTTTTTTCTTTCTGGAGATGAAATCCGAACCATCTACTCTAACTCTTTGCATTGTGCTTGCAGAAATGCCGTTAAAAGTTTGCTGCAATGCGCGCCATATATGCTGTAATTATGCGTTTATAAGCGACTGTAATGCGTTCTAAGAGCGAATAATATGCGACTTGAATAATGCAGGACACACATCTTTGTATCGCTTATAGGAAAGTTTCTTTTTAAGTATATGATAGAAACTTCTAAAAGGACAAAGTATTATGATGAAAAAAAAGAAGAAGATTAGTAAAAGCAGAAGAAAAGAGATAATAGAACAGCTTAATATCTCTTTTAAAAAAATAGATTTCAATAAGTTGTTCAATAGACAAGCGGATTCAGTTAGAGAAGTATATTGTTATTCTTTATCGGTTGCGAAGAAGTCAGAAAAAATTCAGATTAATTTATCCGTAAGAGAAATTTCTGAAAATACAGGAATAAGCATCACGACAGTTTCTAGGAGTTTAGGTGCGTTGCAAAAAAGAAATTTTTTAGAATGTATTGAGAAGAGCTGGAAATTTGAGTCCGCAAAGTTTAAGTTAATTGGAAAAATAAAAAAGGATTACTTATTAGATTATTCTCAAGAATTTCCAAGCTATGCTTTGATCTCATATTTAGGAAGGAATGGAGCTATAGTTTATTCTGAATTAAAGAAAGTAGGTAAACAGAATACACATGATTTAATGAAAGAATGTGAATACCAAATGTCTACAAAAACTTTTTATAGACAATTAAAAAAATTAGAATCTGAAGAAATTTTATCAATTAACAATAATGACATCACGCTATTAAAGGATGTAGATACAATAGCAGATGAAAATATGGAAAAAAAATGTAAAGATTTAAAAATTAGGTATAAGAGAGAGAGAGAATTTTTTAGATTTCCAAAAATAAGAAAAATGGAAAAATACCTTTTAGAAGGACAAAGTGATACATAACAATAGTAGTTATTTATATTCCTCAGAAAATTAGAAAGAATATGGAAAATTCTAATTCCGAGGATTATATTTTAGAGCAATCTAAGAAGATATATTGAGATTATCTCTTCTTAAATAAAAGCCTGTTGGCAAAGACTCCACTTTGAATAATTCGCATTCTGCAATTTCATTCTATTTTGCATATAGTCAGCAATTAAATATGCATCATTCATTACATCCTCATCAGTGTGAGTCATTTTACCAAAACCATTTTGTTTACGTAAATATTTTATTAATTTTTATTCATCGTTTCTTTACCTCTAAAGTTAATATAAATTTTCCCAAAAACTCTTTGGTGAGTAATTAGTACGTTCTAAACCTTAAAATTTTGGTTTTGAGCTTCCACGAAAGTAGGTTAAGAATCATTTGCTTTCTGGGAGAATTTGAGACGTTCTGCTTTTTAAATATAATGCCTTAAATCTGAATTTTTAGCTTTTCGAAATGAACAACACTATTAATGTAAATAAAGATTACTCGTTGAACCTAATCACGATATATGGATGTAAAAGACTAACCCTATGTATGTATCACTTTGTCCTTCTAGAAACCATTTTTTCGGGTAGATCCTTTCCCCCGAAATGGGAAAGGTTTTTCATAACTGTTTATTTTAGAAAAATTTACCCCTTTTAGTTCAAAACATCTTTCATAAGAGAAACGGAATGCATTTTTGCTTTAAGCTTCTAATTTGCGGGATAGGATGGGAGATAATTATGGAGAAGTTGGATGCAAATTACTAGAAAGAAAATTGTATAAATCTAAACCAAATTCTTTCAATAAAAAACGGTGTTAAGCCGTAATGAAGTTGGGAAGGAAACCCAAAACAAACTAAGAAAATATTAGAGGAAAAAACCCTTTACGCAAAACACAAAAGTAGATGATACATTCCTACCATTAATAGTGGAAGTAATTTTCACAGATACCTACTAAAGTGGAATAATGATAATTTTATAAGCTATGGTTCTTGGTTGGCTGCTCCACGCGATAAAAGTATATTCGAGTCAAAAAAAGAAAACCTCGTTCGTCAGACGAGCGATACGTTAATAGCTACAATTATTTTGGAAGGATTTATAATGAGAAATAATACTCACATTCTGCTTAGTGATAATGATGGCTACTCCTTGAAATATATTCTTGCTTTGCTTAATTTAGTTTATTTGATTTTATTTATTGGACGATTAATCCGAGCGAGGGGAA contains:
- a CDS encoding winged helix-turn-helix transcriptional regulator: MMKKKKKISKSRRKEIIEQLNISFKKIDFNKLFNRQADSVREVYCYSLSVAKKSEKIQINLSVREISENTGISITTVSRSLGALQKRNFLECIEKSWKFESAKFKLIGKIKKDYLLDYSQEFPSYALISYLGRNGAIVYSELKKVGKQNTHDLMKECEYQMSTKTFYRQLKKLESEEILSINNNDITLLKDVDTIADENMEKKCKDLKIRYKREREFFRFPKIRKMEKYLLEGQSDT